Within Micromonospora narathiwatensis, the genomic segment GGCGCAAGGCCGAGGTGCACTCCAGCCTGTACGGCCCCGACGGTGCCCTGCTCGGCCACGCCCGGGCCACCTGGATCGCGCTGCCGCCGGCCTGACCTCTCCTCCCTGAGAACGACCGCCTCCTGCCCCCGGCGGAGGAGGACGTACGAGTCTCGCCTGATTGACCAGGTTGCGCGGGGTTGCGAGGCTGTGCCACGGCGCTGTCCGCGACGGCGCCCCCACCGGCGCGCCCGCGCGCCGTGCCAGGAGAGGAGAATGATGTCCGACGGGCAGTCAAGCCCCAGTGCCGGAACCGGCCAGATCGTGGTGTCCGGGCTGACCAAGCAGTACAAGAACGTGCGGGCGGTCGACAATCTGTCCTTCACCGTCCAGCCCGGGCGGGTGACCGGCTTCCTCGGCCCGAACGGCGCCGGCAAGACCACCACCCTGCGCATGCTGCTCAACCTGGTCACCCCGACCGCCGGCGGGGCCACCATCGGCGGCCACCGGTACGCCGACCTGGCCGACCCGCTGCGCTCGGTGGGCGCGGTGCTGGAGGCGTCCAGCGCACACAAGGGCCGTACCGGGATCAACCACCTGCGGGTGATCTGCGCGGCGGCCGGCCTGCCCCGTGAGCGGGCCGACGAGGCGCTCGCGCTGGTCGGGCTGACCCCGGCCGCGAAGCGCAAGTTCAAGGGCTACTCGCTGGGCATGAAGCAGCGGCTCGGCATCGCCGCCGCGATGCTCGGCAACCCGCAGGTGCTGATCCTCGACGAGCCGGCCAACGGCCTCGACCCGGAGGGCATCCGCTGGATGCGCGGCTTCCTCAAGGGGCTGGCCGCTGAGGGACGGACGGTGCTGGTCTCCAGCCACCTGCTCTCCGAGATGCAGCTGCTCGCCGACGACGTGGTGATCATCGCGGCCGGCAAGCTGGTCCGGCAGGGGCCGGTGGAGCAGGTGATCGGCTCGATGACGCACGGCACCCGGGTACGGGTCCGCACCCCGCAGGCCGAGGAGCTGACCACGGCGCTACGCGAGCAGGCGGCCACCGTGGCCACCGACGAGCACGGCGCGCTGCTGGTCACCGGGGTGGACGCCCCGACGGTCGGCCGGGTCGCCCTGGCCGCCAAGGTGGAGCTGCACGAGCTGACCACGGAGCGCCCCGACCTGGAGGGGGTCTTCCTCGAACTGACGGCCGGAAAGGCGGACATCCGATGAACCTGGTCCGATCCGAGCTGATCAAGATCCGTACGACCAGCACCTGGTGGATCTTCGGGCTCATCACCCTG encodes:
- a CDS encoding ABC transporter ATP-binding protein, with the translated sequence MSDGQSSPSAGTGQIVVSGLTKQYKNVRAVDNLSFTVQPGRVTGFLGPNGAGKTTTLRMLLNLVTPTAGGATIGGHRYADLADPLRSVGAVLEASSAHKGRTGINHLRVICAAAGLPRERADEALALVGLTPAAKRKFKGYSLGMKQRLGIAAAMLGNPQVLILDEPANGLDPEGIRWMRGFLKGLAAEGRTVLVSSHLLSEMQLLADDVVIIAAGKLVRQGPVEQVIGSMTHGTRVRVRTPQAEELTTALREQAATVATDEHGALLVTGVDAPTVGRVALAAKVELHELTTERPDLEGVFLELTAGKADIR